A stretch of the Amycolatopsis sp. BJA-103 genome encodes the following:
- a CDS encoding sensor histidine kinase, with the protein MRFGGLRGRLLVAFVLVSLLSAATATVLAYDQAREAILERAGSSAVQNFRDRVNASVGEFDVPPDQNALNRLAEAIASGSRDAKVVVRYQDLVAPAEQEAITGVLRDRVRAENRLSFQRVERDGTPWLVVGTPVAFAGSGRPSGVEVFQVISLQPEQDDIAALLTSVRDGVVPVVLLAAVLALLAAGTVLRPVRRLARATRRLAGGRLETRVPVKGRDELADLARDFNETADALQSSVAELREQEARARRFVADVSHELRTPLAAMTMVSSVLDEDADDLPPDTAHAARTVSAETAGLARLVDDLIEISRFDAQAATLTLQDLDVAEVLRATLSTRGWTDQVSAGFEAVRARLDRRRLDVVVANLVGNALRHGAPPVTVVLRSTEADVLVEVADRGPGLTAEAAQHVFERFYKADTARTRSEGSGLGLAIAQENARLHGGVISAGDRDGGGAVFILRLPRNGKEVER; encoded by the coding sequence GTGAGGTTCGGCGGGCTCCGCGGCCGTCTGCTGGTCGCCTTCGTGCTGGTGTCGCTGCTCAGCGCCGCGACGGCCACGGTGCTGGCCTACGACCAGGCCCGCGAGGCGATCCTCGAACGCGCAGGCTCGTCCGCCGTGCAGAACTTCCGCGACCGGGTGAACGCGAGCGTCGGGGAGTTCGACGTCCCGCCCGATCAGAATGCGCTGAACCGGCTCGCCGAGGCCATCGCGTCCGGCTCCCGCGACGCGAAGGTCGTCGTCCGGTATCAGGACCTCGTGGCACCCGCCGAGCAGGAGGCGATCACCGGGGTCCTGCGGGACCGGGTGCGCGCGGAGAACCGGCTGAGCTTCCAGCGGGTCGAACGGGACGGCACCCCGTGGCTCGTGGTGGGCACCCCTGTCGCGTTCGCCGGCTCCGGGCGGCCGTCCGGGGTCGAGGTGTTCCAGGTGATCTCGCTGCAGCCGGAGCAAGACGACATCGCCGCCCTGCTGACGTCCGTGCGCGACGGCGTCGTCCCGGTCGTGCTGCTCGCCGCCGTCCTCGCCCTGCTCGCCGCGGGGACGGTCCTGAGGCCCGTACGGCGGCTCGCGCGGGCGACCCGCCGTCTGGCCGGTGGCCGCCTGGAAACCCGCGTCCCGGTCAAGGGCCGCGACGAACTCGCCGATCTCGCCAGGGATTTCAACGAAACGGCCGACGCGCTGCAGTCGTCGGTCGCCGAACTCCGGGAGCAGGAAGCCCGGGCGCGGCGGTTCGTCGCCGACGTCTCGCACGAGCTCAGGACGCCGCTCGCCGCGATGACCATGGTGTCGTCCGTCCTCGACGAGGACGCCGACGACCTGCCGCCGGACACCGCCCACGCCGCCCGCACGGTGAGCGCCGAGACCGCCGGACTCGCCAGGCTCGTGGACGACCTCATCGAGATCTCCCGTTTCGACGCCCAGGCCGCGACGTTGACACTCCAGGACCTCGACGTCGCCGAGGTCCTGCGTGCCACCTTGTCCACTCGCGGCTGGACGGACCAGGTCTCGGCCGGATTCGAGGCCGTGCGGGCCAGGCTCGATCGGCGGCGGCTGGACGTCGTCGTCGCCAACCTCGTCGGCAACGCCCTGCGGCACGGCGCGCCGCCGGTGACGGTGGTGCTGCGATCGACCGAGGCGGACGTGCTCGTCGAGGTCGCCGATCGCGGGCCGGGACTCACGGCGGAGGCCGCACAGCACGTTTTCGAGCGGTTCTACAAGGCGGACACGGCCCGCACCCGGTCCGAAGGCAGCGGCCTCGGCTTGGCCATCGCCCAGGAGAACGCTCGGCTGCACGGCGGTGTCATCAGCGCCGGTGACCGCGACGGTGGCGGCGCGGTCTTCATCCTTCGCTTGCCCCGCAACGGAAAGGAGGTCGAGCGATGA
- a CDS encoding GerMN domain-containing protein — MKRVLISFAALALVAGCGVRPTEVLDGGAPASGIPEGMRIYFASDQGLRGVSRPGNEVTSLEAVVKLLMAGPNEAELAAGLADLTAITGEFSATAAEGQVTVRLPRTPVGGVAGMAAGQLVCSLARAESLLHGTRPDAVRVTVVAQGGTVGPYQCSQFLAG; from the coding sequence ATGAAGCGTGTCCTCATCTCCTTCGCGGCTCTGGCGCTCGTCGCCGGATGCGGGGTGCGCCCCACCGAAGTGCTCGACGGCGGCGCACCGGCATCCGGAATCCCCGAAGGCATGCGGATCTACTTCGCCTCGGACCAGGGATTGCGCGGGGTTTCCCGCCCTGGCAACGAAGTCACCAGCCTCGAAGCCGTCGTCAAACTCCTCATGGCCGGACCGAACGAAGCGGAACTCGCCGCCGGGCTCGCCGATCTGACCGCCATCACCGGCGAGTTCTCCGCGACCGCCGCCGAGGGGCAGGTGACGGTGCGGCTGCCGCGCACGCCGGTGGGCGGCGTCGCCGGGATGGCGGCCGGTCAACTGGTCTGCAGTCTCGCCCGGGCCGAGTCCCTGCTGCACGGAACCCGGCCCGACGCGGTGCGGGTGACCGTCGTGGCCCAAGGGGGCACCGTCGGGCCGTACCAGTGCTCCCAGTTCTTGGCCGGCTAG
- a CDS encoding ABC transporter permease → MSAPLKPARLTPPDILRVGVTGLRARRIRVVLSALGIAIGIATMVAVVGLSTSSRADLMAQLDRLGTNLLTVEAGKDADEKPVKLPKAAVSMVERIGPVEKVTATAEVDARVRRSDAVPEELAPGVTTQATRIDLLDALGARVERGRWLDAASERMPTVVLGAIAAGRLGVTGPGAKILMNDEWFVVVGILAPVELVPTLDRVALVGFPAAERFFGFDGHPTTLFERSSDASVEAVRGVLARTVNPGDEHSVKVSRPSDALVAKAATDKGLTTLMLGLGAVALLVGAVGVANTMVVSVLERRREIGLRRALGATKNAILLQFLTESLLLSALGGVAGAALGAIATVGFAEAQGWTAVIPPWALGAGLGATLVIGVVAGLYPAVRASRLHPTVALNAT, encoded by the coding sequence GTGAGCGCGCCGCTGAAGCCCGCCCGGCTCACTCCTCCCGACATCCTCCGGGTGGGCGTGACCGGACTGCGGGCCCGCCGGATCCGGGTGGTGCTGTCCGCGCTCGGGATCGCCATCGGCATCGCGACGATGGTCGCGGTGGTCGGGCTGTCCACGTCCAGCCGGGCCGATCTGATGGCGCAGCTGGACCGGCTCGGCACGAACCTGCTGACCGTGGAGGCGGGGAAGGACGCCGACGAGAAACCGGTGAAGCTCCCCAAGGCCGCGGTCTCGATGGTCGAACGGATCGGCCCGGTCGAGAAGGTCACCGCGACCGCCGAGGTCGACGCGCGGGTGCGGCGCAGCGACGCGGTGCCCGAGGAGCTCGCTCCCGGCGTCACCACGCAGGCCACGCGCATCGACCTGCTCGACGCGCTGGGCGCACGGGTCGAGCGGGGACGCTGGCTGGACGCGGCGAGCGAGCGGATGCCCACCGTCGTGCTCGGGGCGATCGCGGCCGGACGGCTGGGCGTGACCGGGCCCGGCGCCAAGATCCTGATGAACGACGAATGGTTCGTGGTCGTCGGGATCCTCGCGCCGGTCGAACTCGTGCCGACGCTGGACCGGGTCGCGCTGGTAGGTTTCCCCGCCGCGGAGCGGTTCTTCGGCTTCGACGGGCATCCGACCACGCTCTTCGAGCGGTCTTCCGACGCCTCGGTGGAAGCCGTCCGGGGTGTCCTGGCCCGCACGGTCAACCCGGGTGACGAGCATTCCGTGAAGGTGTCCCGGCCGTCCGACGCGCTGGTGGCCAAGGCCGCCACGGACAAGGGCCTGACCACCCTCATGCTGGGGCTGGGCGCGGTCGCGTTGCTGGTCGGCGCGGTCGGGGTCGCCAACACGATGGTCGTTTCGGTGCTGGAACGGCGCCGGGAGATCGGGCTCCGGCGGGCCCTCGGCGCCACCAAGAACGCCATCCTCCTGCAGTTCCTCACCGAATCGCTGCTGCTGTCCGCGCTCGGCGGAGTGGCGGGGGCGGCGCTCGGCGCGATCGCGACAGTCGGGTTCGCCGAGGCACAGGGCTGGACGGCGGTCATCCCGCCTTGGGCACTGGGCGCGGGGCTGGGCGCGACCCTGGTGATCGGCGTCGTCGCGGGGCTCTATCCGGCCGTGCGGGCTTCGCGGCTTCACCCCACCGTCGCGCTCAACGCGACCTAG
- a CDS encoding ABC transporter ATP-binding protein, with amino-acid sequence MTAVIELAGATKSYPGDVSALRGVDLRIDQGELIAIVGPSGSGKSTLLNLIGTLDRATSGTVRVAGYDVGGLSDARLSALRARHIGFVFQQFHLAPGRDAVANVADGLLYAGVPMKLRRDRARVALERVGLGHRLTHTPEELSGGEKQRVAIARALAGEPGLLLADEPTGALDTASGEVVLGLIHELNASGTTICVITHDTEIAARLPRRVGLRDGEIVFDTRAAVTTP; translated from the coding sequence ATGACGGCCGTGATCGAGCTGGCCGGGGCCACCAAGTCCTATCCCGGTGACGTGTCCGCGCTGCGCGGTGTCGACCTCCGGATCGACCAGGGCGAGCTGATCGCCATCGTCGGGCCGTCGGGGTCGGGCAAGTCCACGCTGCTCAACCTGATCGGCACCCTCGACAGGGCCACGTCGGGCACGGTGCGGGTGGCGGGCTACGACGTGGGCGGGCTGTCGGACGCCAGGCTGTCGGCGTTGCGCGCCCGGCACATCGGGTTCGTGTTCCAGCAGTTCCACCTGGCGCCGGGCCGGGACGCCGTGGCCAACGTCGCCGACGGGCTGCTGTACGCGGGTGTGCCGATGAAACTGCGCCGCGACCGGGCTCGCGTGGCACTCGAGAGGGTCGGGCTCGGCCATCGGCTGACCCACACGCCCGAGGAGCTGTCCGGCGGGGAGAAGCAGCGCGTCGCCATCGCGCGGGCGCTGGCCGGCGAGCCCGGCCTGCTCCTGGCCGACGAGCCGACGGGGGCGCTGGACACCGCGTCCGGCGAGGTGGTGCTGGGCCTGATCCACGAGTTGAACGCGAGCGGCACCACGATCTGCGTCATCACCCACGACACCGAGATCGCCGCGCGGCTCCCCCGGCGCGTCGGGCTTCGTGACGGCGAGATCGTCTTCGACACCCGGGCGGCGGTGACGACGCCGTGA
- a CDS encoding peptidoglycan-binding protein has protein sequence MKRWLMLGAVAAVVTVVGVSVFVVVGRDDSGGKANAADAPPAVAEVTRGDLVRSKTVDGHFDYANRRAVKSPVEGTVTLAAEPGKTVERGQVLYKRDARPVVLLYGSTPMFRDLTAGTLGPDVQQLKRNLRDLGRGKGLPVDNKYDEATQAAVKSWQKALGVLEPTGDLGKGDLVFQPGAVRVVAADAALADQVGADKPVLTIASTKPVVRAQLDKDDETLAKAGTRVEVRLPDGATAGGQVSGTVKAESGSGGETTTGIQVEITLDEGASVTDDTAGTSSVKFIQESRKGVLTVPVEAIIALREGGYGLQIVRESTTTTVRVETGMSADGRIEITGDGLAEGMKVGAAKP, from the coding sequence GTGAAGCGGTGGCTGATGCTCGGCGCGGTGGCGGCGGTCGTGACCGTGGTCGGCGTGAGCGTCTTCGTCGTGGTGGGCAGAGACGACTCCGGTGGCAAGGCGAACGCCGCGGACGCGCCGCCGGCGGTCGCCGAAGTCACCCGGGGTGACCTGGTGCGGAGCAAGACCGTCGACGGTCACTTCGACTACGCGAACCGCCGTGCGGTGAAGTCCCCGGTCGAGGGCACGGTGACGCTGGCCGCCGAGCCGGGGAAGACCGTGGAGCGAGGTCAAGTCCTGTACAAACGCGACGCCCGGCCGGTCGTCCTGCTCTACGGGTCGACGCCGATGTTCCGTGACCTGACCGCCGGCACGCTGGGGCCGGACGTCCAGCAGCTGAAGCGCAATCTCCGGGACCTCGGGCGGGGCAAGGGCCTGCCGGTCGACAACAAATACGACGAGGCCACCCAGGCCGCGGTGAAGTCCTGGCAGAAGGCGCTCGGCGTGCTGGAGCCGACCGGTGACCTCGGCAAGGGCGACCTGGTCTTCCAGCCCGGGGCGGTGCGGGTGGTGGCCGCGGACGCGGCCTTGGCCGACCAGGTCGGCGCGGACAAGCCCGTGCTGACGATCGCGTCGACCAAACCGGTCGTGCGGGCGCAGCTCGACAAGGACGACGAGACGCTGGCGAAGGCGGGCACCCGGGTCGAGGTCAGGCTGCCGGACGGTGCCACGGCGGGCGGGCAGGTGTCCGGCACGGTCAAGGCGGAGTCCGGGAGCGGGGGTGAGACCACGACCGGGATCCAGGTGGAGATCACCTTGGACGAAGGCGCCTCCGTCACCGACGACACCGCCGGGACGTCCAGTGTGAAGTTCATCCAGGAAAGCCGGAAGGGAGTGCTCACCGTCCCGGTCGAAGCCATCATCGCGCTGCGCGAAGGCGGCTACGGCCTGCAGATCGTCCGCGAGTCCACGACCACGACCGTGCGGGTCGAGACCGGGATGAGTGCCGACGGCCGGATCGAGATCACCGGCGACGGGCTGGCCGAGGGCATGAAGGTGGGAGCGGCCAAACCATGA
- a CDS encoding DUF3558 domain-containing protein produces the protein MGRFGAFSGIAVIFTVVLSACSSGGGTPGTVLPGSGASSEVTSSSTVSSLPFAGAPKVQNPLPATVLSGDPCVDALNSEQVTAALGVSVQGKREKMATGPFCSWANSSPASGAQITVGYDTSTHTGLSSVYQNTKPQSNTWKELSVEGFPAAAHDSAQDHCHISVGLADDLSVQVGGFLSRAKTGELDPCEAAAKVAGAVVTTLRQKA, from the coding sequence ATGGGTCGCTTCGGGGCTTTTTCCGGTATCGCGGTTATTTTCACCGTCGTTCTTTCAGCATGCTCGAGCGGCGGGGGAACTCCCGGGACTGTGCTGCCTGGCAGTGGTGCATCGTCCGAGGTGACGTCGTCGTCAACTGTCTCGTCGTTGCCGTTCGCGGGTGCGCCGAAGGTCCAAAACCCTCTACCGGCCACGGTGTTGTCGGGCGATCCTTGCGTGGATGCTCTGAATTCGGAACAAGTTACTGCTGCGCTTGGTGTTTCGGTGCAAGGCAAGCGCGAGAAGATGGCGACAGGCCCGTTCTGTTCGTGGGCCAACAGTAGTCCTGCGTCGGGCGCGCAGATCACCGTGGGGTACGACACGAGCACGCACACTGGTTTGAGCAGTGTGTACCAGAACACGAAGCCGCAATCGAATACCTGGAAAGAGCTCTCGGTAGAAGGGTTTCCCGCTGCTGCGCATGACTCGGCACAGGATCACTGTCATATCAGTGTCGGCCTCGCGGATGACCTTTCGGTCCAGGTCGGCGGCTTTCTGAGCCGGGCGAAGACCGGTGAGCTCGATCCGTGTGAGGCAGCGGCGAAAGTCGCCGGCGCGGTGGTGACGACCCTCAGGCAGAAGGCGTAG
- a CDS encoding ESX secretion-associated protein EspG has protein sequence MSVIERAVVVPRLAFLTAWTMLDLGDPPSIFGTGRHFWMEDGFRRELDGKTLEWLADHGLARRGRLNPLWTDSLRVIATAATEFYGWSHYKDDSRGAILVAIEGTDAVRVLADADTVTVQPVAAKWPATSLLDCLPELDGAPVRTVAVEQAFYDNPDTTPVNPLAEPVDTRDVDYLAEVMRRPRDAAHQLYTARREGDGHRVRSSPISAIDLTGQGRVLTYVTGEGNIALTSGTPREIIVALNDTAAGLRA, from the coding sequence ATGTCTGTGATCGAACGCGCGGTGGTAGTGCCGCGACTGGCATTTCTGACCGCATGGACCATGCTCGACCTGGGCGACCCTCCCTCGATTTTCGGCACCGGGCGTCATTTCTGGATGGAGGACGGCTTCCGGCGAGAACTGGACGGGAAGACTTTGGAGTGGCTGGCCGATCATGGGCTCGCCAGGCGTGGCCGGCTCAATCCACTCTGGACCGACAGTCTGCGGGTGATCGCCACCGCCGCCACCGAGTTTTACGGCTGGTCTCACTACAAAGATGACTCGCGCGGCGCGATTCTCGTCGCGATCGAAGGAACGGACGCCGTTCGGGTGCTCGCCGACGCGGACACCGTGACAGTTCAGCCGGTCGCGGCGAAGTGGCCTGCCACATCGCTGTTGGACTGTCTGCCCGAACTCGATGGTGCACCGGTGAGGACGGTGGCTGTGGAGCAAGCCTTCTACGACAACCCGGACACCACTCCGGTCAACCCTCTCGCGGAACCAGTCGACACCAGGGACGTGGACTATCTCGCCGAGGTGATGCGGCGTCCTCGCGATGCCGCGCATCAGCTCTACACCGCCAGACGTGAGGGCGATGGGCACCGTGTTCGTAGCTCACCGATCTCGGCGATAGACCTCACCGGGCAAGGCCGTGTCCTCACCTATGTCACCGGTGAGGGGAATATCGCGCTGACGTCGGGAACACCTCGCGAGATCATCGTGGCGCTCAACGACACCGCTGCCGGGCTGCGGGCGTAG
- a CDS encoding peptidase inhibitor family I36 protein has protein sequence MQRRLTNLRARLPHVLLLAMFGLLTSTGVASATTGPPAPVCQKGEFCVYGEESFGGVAHKFDLRTSNPEECIPLPDGFDGHSFVNRLSRDVTIYQSEECTTEGDFITYPGGGTYVPQGPFVIRALKIWD, from the coding sequence ATGCAACGACGTTTGACGAACCTGCGCGCACGCCTTCCGCACGTCCTCCTGCTGGCCATGTTCGGCCTGCTGACCAGCACCGGAGTCGCTAGTGCCACCACCGGCCCGCCCGCACCGGTCTGTCAGAAGGGCGAGTTCTGCGTGTACGGCGAAGAATCGTTCGGCGGCGTTGCGCACAAATTCGACCTGCGCACCTCCAACCCCGAGGAATGCATTCCCCTGCCCGACGGCTTCGACGGGCATTCGTTCGTCAACCGGCTGAGCCGCGACGTGACGATTTATCAGAGCGAGGAGTGCACGACCGAAGGAGATTTCATCACCTATCCGGGTGGCGGCACCTACGTACCCCAGGGCCCGTTCGTGATCCGCGCCCTCAAGATCTGGGACTGA
- a CDS encoding LacI family DNA-binding transcriptional regulator: MDDVADAVGVSRATVSNAYNRPDQLSARLREEVLRAAKKIGYAGPNPTARSLATSRTGAIAVLLDTNLSTAFSDPALSLTLDALSTVVDPEGHALLLLPGDGESGGPRAERVLTAQADIAVAYSLADGAPALNAVRDRGMPLVVIDQPHIRGSARVGVADRAGAAAAARHLLELGHRRIGIFSAQCLSAPRGGELSVAEAGNSRFHDNRERMAGYLETLTAAGVPAADIPIWEASGLSVESALPSAFGLLDRQPRPTALLCMSDLLALAAISTARHLGLSVPGDLSVVGFDDVPPARWSEPPLTTVRQDLTAKGRAAGDLVLGLLRGEKAPAPAELPAELVVRDSTARV; encoded by the coding sequence TTGGACGATGTCGCCGACGCCGTCGGGGTGTCACGGGCGACCGTCTCCAACGCCTACAACCGGCCCGACCAGCTGTCCGCCCGGCTGCGGGAAGAGGTGCTGCGCGCGGCCAAGAAAATCGGGTACGCGGGGCCGAACCCGACGGCGCGCAGCCTGGCCACCAGCCGCACCGGCGCGATCGCCGTGCTGCTCGACACGAACCTTTCGACGGCCTTCTCGGATCCCGCGTTGTCGCTCACGCTCGACGCGCTCTCGACCGTCGTCGACCCCGAGGGCCACGCCCTCCTGCTGCTCCCCGGCGACGGCGAGAGCGGAGGCCCGCGCGCGGAACGGGTCCTGACCGCGCAAGCCGACATCGCGGTGGCGTATTCGCTGGCAGACGGCGCGCCCGCGCTGAACGCGGTCCGCGACCGGGGCATGCCGCTGGTGGTGATCGACCAGCCGCACATCCGCGGTTCGGCCAGGGTCGGCGTGGCGGACCGGGCGGGGGCGGCCGCGGCCGCCCGGCATCTGCTGGAGCTCGGGCACCGGCGGATCGGGATCTTCTCGGCGCAGTGCCTCTCGGCGCCGCGTGGTGGCGAACTGAGCGTGGCGGAGGCCGGGAACAGTCGGTTCCACGACAACCGCGAGCGGATGGCCGGCTACCTGGAGACGCTGACCGCGGCCGGTGTCCCGGCGGCGGACATACCGATCTGGGAGGCGTCCGGGCTCTCGGTCGAAAGCGCCCTCCCGAGCGCGTTCGGCCTGCTCGACCGGCAGCCGCGGCCGACGGCGCTGTTGTGCATGTCGGATCTGCTGGCGCTGGCGGCGATCTCGACGGCTCGACACCTCGGGCTGTCCGTCCCGGGTGATCTTTCCGTCGTGGGCTTCGACGACGTCCCGCCCGCCCGCTGGTCCGAACCACCGCTGACGACGGTCCGGCAGGACCTCACGGCCAAGGGACGGGCGGCCGGCGATCTGGTGCTGGGCCTGCTGCGCGGGGAGAAGGCCCCCGCTCCCGCCGAGTTGCCCGCAGAACTGGTCGTCAGGGACTCCACCGCGCGCGTTTAA
- a CDS encoding MFS transporter, with translation MRDRTAVFVVFALNGAALGSWAPRTPALSERVNASPGVFGLALLGASVGMLIAASVSGRLIERHGARAVVAGSTVIACAALPMIGFSTSVFLLAGALFVLGASVGALDVAMNVAGVEVERRSGRAIMPILHAGFSFGALAGSVAAGFAASHHWSPGRHLTVAALAALVVLAFVVVAVPGARPAHAGPVEKPRVPPIKRPVLWLLAAIALFSAIAEGASSDWSALLMTSAHGVGDGAAAFAYSGFALSMALARLAGAWLQNRFGATRALAVGAGIAAAGLVLAALAGRPVFGFVGFALAGAGLAAAFPIALSLAGASGKRADGTGGERELAFVTAIAYTGFLAGPPLIGGIAQVTSLSVSFLFVGLTAALIVPSALAAARAAKREEMSEPAAR, from the coding sequence ATGCGTGACCGTACGGCCGTTTTCGTCGTGTTCGCGCTCAACGGGGCCGCGCTCGGCTCGTGGGCGCCGAGGACTCCGGCGTTGTCGGAGAGGGTGAACGCTTCGCCGGGTGTTTTCGGCCTGGCCCTGCTGGGGGCCAGCGTCGGCATGCTGATCGCGGCGTCGGTTTCGGGGCGGCTGATCGAGCGGCACGGTGCGCGCGCGGTGGTCGCGGGCAGCACGGTCATCGCCTGTGCCGCGTTGCCGATGATCGGCTTCTCGACGTCGGTCTTCCTGCTGGCCGGGGCTCTGTTCGTCCTCGGCGCGAGCGTCGGCGCGCTGGACGTCGCGATGAACGTCGCGGGCGTCGAGGTGGAACGCCGGTCCGGGCGGGCCATCATGCCGATCCTGCACGCCGGGTTCAGTTTCGGCGCGCTGGCGGGCTCCGTCGCCGCCGGATTCGCCGCTTCGCACCACTGGTCGCCGGGACGGCATCTCACCGTCGCCGCGCTGGCGGCGCTGGTCGTGCTCGCCTTCGTCGTCGTGGCCGTGCCCGGCGCGCGGCCCGCGCACGCCGGACCCGTCGAGAAGCCGCGGGTGCCGCCGATCAAGCGTCCCGTCCTCTGGCTGCTCGCCGCCATCGCGCTGTTCTCGGCGATCGCGGAAGGCGCGAGTTCGGACTGGTCCGCCCTGCTGATGACGTCCGCGCACGGGGTCGGCGACGGCGCCGCGGCCTTCGCCTACTCCGGGTTCGCCCTGTCCATGGCGCTCGCCAGACTCGCGGGCGCCTGGCTTCAGAACCGCTTCGGCGCGACCCGCGCGCTGGCGGTGGGCGCCGGGATCGCCGCGGCGGGGCTCGTGCTCGCCGCGTTGGCAGGCCGGCCGGTGTTCGGGTTCGTCGGCTTCGCGCTGGCGGGTGCCGGGCTGGCCGCGGCCTTCCCGATCGCGTTGAGCCTCGCGGGAGCGTCGGGCAAACGCGCCGACGGCACCGGAGGCGAGCGGGAGCTGGCCTTCGTCACCGCGATCGCCTACACCGGCTTCCTCGCCGGGCCGCCGCTGATCGGTGGAATCGCGCAGGTGACGTCGCTTTCGGTGTCCTTCCTGTTCGTCGGCCTGACCGCCGCGCTGATCGTGCCGTCCGCGCTCGCCGCGGCGCGGGCGGCGAAACGAGAGGAGATGTCCGAACCCGCCGCCCGTTGA
- a CDS encoding sensor histidine kinase has protein sequence MLMLGGGVGVLTGRHQVPGIPARLVQTTLPRLVLVPVVFRLVMLAQALWAAGSGGTPVLWTFVVLHLVPNVAEATWVFRWSARDPAGTRLVPAVDAGVAVLLTLGAALLARDVAITSITWTHLMGTVMIWTLLRGALAGAAVIGGAVVLHSLLDPSTSLGLFLTLGTALVACLAIVGLVGASMRFALGFGEQQGRAAERERHRRDVHDTVLQVMESFAIPAPADELDPAASLDRVRRTARAQAMRLRISLEHEPAESVGLHQRLRLLAAEMASEGLRAEVVIQDDCGPGLAEEAAMALHDAAREALRNTLKHSGTRRAVVSVEEIGGGVSLTVRDHGAGFDVGDRRRGFGLENSIIARMAEIGGFARIESSPGLGTRVVLLAPSVLSVPVG, from the coding sequence GTGCTGATGCTCGGGGGCGGCGTGGGGGTCCTGACCGGTCGTCATCAGGTTCCGGGGATACCGGCGCGGCTGGTGCAGACCACCCTGCCCCGGCTCGTGCTGGTCCCGGTGGTGTTCCGGCTGGTGATGCTGGCGCAGGCGCTGTGGGCGGCGGGCTCCGGCGGAACGCCGGTGCTGTGGACGTTCGTGGTGCTGCACCTGGTGCCGAACGTCGCCGAAGCGACCTGGGTCTTCCGCTGGTCCGCCCGTGATCCCGCCGGTACGCGCCTGGTACCGGCGGTCGACGCCGGGGTCGCCGTGCTTTTGACCCTGGGAGCCGCCCTGCTCGCGCGGGACGTCGCGATCACGTCGATCACCTGGACCCACCTGATGGGCACGGTGATGATCTGGACGCTGCTGCGTGGCGCACTGGCGGGAGCGGCGGTCATCGGGGGCGCGGTGGTGCTGCACTCCCTGCTGGACCCGTCCACCTCACTCGGTCTCTTCCTCACGCTCGGGACCGCGCTGGTGGCGTGCCTCGCGATCGTGGGCCTGGTCGGCGCGTCGATGCGATTCGCGCTCGGGTTCGGCGAGCAGCAGGGCCGGGCGGCGGAACGGGAACGGCATCGCCGCGACGTCCACGACACCGTCCTGCAGGTGATGGAGTCGTTCGCCATCCCCGCGCCCGCCGACGAACTCGATCCGGCGGCCAGCCTCGACCGGGTCCGCCGCACCGCTCGCGCCCAGGCGATGCGCCTCCGGATCAGCCTCGAGCACGAACCCGCCGAGTCCGTCGGGCTGCACCAGCGTCTCCGCCTGCTCGCCGCCGAGATGGCCTCGGAAGGACTGCGCGCCGAGGTCGTCATCCAGGACGACTGCGGTCCGGGCCTCGCGGAGGAGGCGGCCATGGCGCTGCACGACGCGGCCAGGGAGGCCTTGCGCAACACACTGAAGCACTCGGGGACCCGAAGGGCCGTCGTCAGCGTCGAGGAGATCGGCGGCGGGGTCTCCTTGACGGTGCGCGATCACGGCGCCGGTTTCGACGTCGGCGACAGGCGGCGCGGGTTCGGCCTCGAGAACTCGATCATCGCGCGGATGGCGGAGATCGGTGGTTTCGCGCGGATCGAATCCAGTCCGGGCCTGGGCACGCGAGTGGTGCTTCTCGCCCCGTCAGTCTTGAGTGTCCCCGTCGGGTGA
- a CDS encoding histidine phosphatase family protein, protein MRIILLRHAESLGNVDELAYTRIPDHSLPLTDAGREQARQAGPELRELLGGERPAVYVSPYLRTRETLRLLDIRDVCERITQEPRLREQDWGNLQDPLEQEIQKQRRHEFGHFFYRLPFGESGADVDDRVAAFLSELAACGEDHPETVLVVSHGLTIRLLCRRLFGWSIELFESLSNPTTCEYRVVEREGDKWTLDRPFRQWRDSPDGDTQD, encoded by the coding sequence GTGCGGATCATCCTGCTGAGGCATGCCGAGTCGCTCGGCAACGTCGACGAACTCGCGTACACGCGGATCCCCGACCACTCCCTCCCGCTGACCGACGCGGGCCGCGAGCAGGCTCGGCAGGCGGGTCCGGAGCTCCGGGAACTCCTCGGCGGCGAGCGCCCGGCGGTCTACGTCAGCCCGTATCTGCGGACGCGGGAAACGTTGCGGCTGCTGGACATCCGCGACGTCTGCGAGCGGATCACGCAGGAGCCGAGGCTGCGGGAACAGGACTGGGGCAACCTCCAGGATCCGCTGGAGCAGGAGATACAGAAGCAGCGCCGTCACGAGTTCGGGCACTTCTTCTACCGGCTCCCGTTCGGCGAGTCCGGGGCGGACGTCGACGACCGGGTCGCGGCGTTCCTCAGCGAACTGGCCGCTTGCGGCGAAGATCACCCCGAGACCGTGCTGGTCGTCTCACACGGCCTGACCATTCGCTTGCTGTGCCGTCGGCTCTTCGGCTGGAGCATCGAGCTGTTCGAGTCCCTGTCCAATCCGACGACCTGCGAATACCGCGTCGTCGAACGCGAAGGCGACAAGTGGACGCTGGACCGCCCGTTCCGCCAGTGGCGGGACTCACCCGACGGGGACACTCAAGACTGA